One Globicephala melas chromosome 4, mGloMel1.2, whole genome shotgun sequence genomic window carries:
- the TM4SF1 gene encoding transmembrane 4 L6 family member 1, whose product MCYGKCARCIGHSLVWLAIVCIVANILLYFPNGETKYASEDHLSHFVWFFSGIIGGGLLMFLPAFIFMGLEQDDCCGCGGHEDCGKRCAMFSSVLAALIGIAGSGYCVIVAALGLAEGPRCLDASGQWNYTFANTEGGYLLDSSTWSQCIEPKHAVEWNVSLFSILLALGGIEFILCLFQIINGVLGGICGYCCSRQQQYDC is encoded by the exons ATGTGCTACGGGAAGTGCGCACGATGCATCGGACATTCTCTGGTGTGGCTCGCCATCGTCTGCATCGTAGCTAATATTTTGCTGTACTTTCCCAATGGGGAAACAAAGTACGCTTCTGAAGACCATCTTAGCCACTTTGTGTGGTTCTTCTCTGGCATCATAGGAGGAGGTTTGCTG ATGTTCCTGCCAGCATTCATCTTCATGGGGCTGGAACAGGACGACTGCTGCGGCTGTGGCGGCCACGAAGACTGCGGCAAAAGATGCGCG ATGTTTTCTTCTGTACTGGCCGCTCTCATCGGAATTGCGGGATCTGGCTACTGCGTCATTGTGGCAGCTCTGGGCTTAGCGGAGGGACCAAGATGTCTTGATGCCAGTGGCCAATGGAACTACACCTTTGCCAACACGGAGGGAGG TTACCTTCTGGATAGCTCCACATGGTCCCAGTGCATTGAACCCAAGCATGCAGTGGAATGGAATGTCTCTCTGTTTTCTATCCTCTTGGCACTTGGTGGAATTGAATTCATCTTGTGTCTCTTTCAAATAATAAACGGAGTGCTTGGGGGCATCTGTGGTTATTGCTGCTCTCGCCAACAG cAATATGATTGCTAG